From Bordetella flabilis, the proteins below share one genomic window:
- a CDS encoding HU family DNA-binding protein → MATKAKAPAKKASTTAAKKAPAKKAVAKKAAVTKTAPAKKAASPIASIKSALNKSQLVTHLVEQSGVEAKSVKAVLANLEGAVLASVNKKGAGEFTLPGLFKISVQKVPAKPKRFGKDPFSGEERWFPAKPASVKVKVRPLKKLKDAAQ, encoded by the coding sequence ATGGCCACTAAAGCTAAAGCTCCTGCAAAGAAAGCCTCTACGACCGCTGCCAAGAAAGCCCCGGCCAAGAAAGCCGTGGCAAAGAAGGCCGCTGTGACCAAGACCGCGCCGGCCAAGAAAGCCGCCTCGCCCATCGCCTCGATCAAGAGCGCCCTGAACAAAAGCCAGCTGGTGACCCACCTGGTCGAACAAAGCGGCGTGGAAGCCAAGTCGGTCAAGGCCGTGCTGGCCAACCTGGAAGGCGCCGTGCTGGCATCCGTGAACAAGAAGGGCGCCGGCGAATTCACCTTGCCCGGCCTGTTCAAGATCTCGGTCCAGAAGGTTCCCGCCAAGCCCAAGCGTTTCGGCAAGGACCCGTTCTCCGGCGAAGAGCGCTGGTTCCCGGCCAAGCCGGCTTCGGTCAAGGTCAAGGTCCGTCCGCTGAAGAAGCTGAAGGACGCCGCGCAGTAA
- a CDS encoding nitrite/sulfite reductase, which yields MYVYDPTDQRLVEERVMQFRDQTQRFLAGELSEDDFRALRLQNGLYIQRHAPMLRVAIPYGMLTSRQLRMLGHIARKYDRGYGHFSTRQNMQFNWPRLEEVPDILADLATVQMHAIQTSGNCIRNTTTDHFAGVAPDEVTNPLVWCEIIRQWSMLHPEFAFLPRKFKIAVSGAHEDRTAVGVHDIGLQALMENGQVGFRVWVGGGLGRTPIVGKLIKPFVAWHDLLTYLQAVLRVYNLHGRRDNKYKARIKILVKDLTPEVFAEQVEQEWSFLKGGPDTLTQGDLDTIAGRFTWPQYDAAAADEHDPTDTLAAADPAFGRWLRKNVRTHRVSGYAAVTLSLKPTGSPPGDVTADQMDAIAALADDYSFGEMRVSHEQNLILADVRRSRLYELWSALKPLKLATPNIGLLTNIISCPGGDFCALANAVSIPVAEAIQRRFDDLDYLFEIGELDLNISGCINACGHHHVGHIGILGVDKAGEEWYQVTIGGRQNGAGDNLQDIDPQRAGGAAIGRIIGPSFARDEVPGVVEKLIHTYLRLRDSEEERFVDVVSRVGIEPFKTDVYGDAARQKEPAHA from the coding sequence ATGTACGTGTATGACCCCACAGACCAGCGCTTGGTCGAAGAGCGCGTTATGCAGTTCCGCGACCAGACCCAACGTTTCCTGGCCGGCGAACTGTCCGAAGACGACTTCCGCGCTCTGCGGCTGCAGAACGGACTCTATATACAGCGCCATGCGCCCATGCTGCGGGTGGCCATCCCGTACGGCATGCTGACGTCCCGCCAGTTGCGCATGCTCGGCCATATCGCGCGCAAGTACGACCGCGGGTACGGGCACTTCAGCACGCGCCAGAATATGCAGTTCAATTGGCCGCGCCTGGAAGAAGTGCCGGACATCCTGGCCGACCTGGCCACGGTTCAAATGCATGCCATCCAGACCAGCGGCAACTGCATACGCAACACCACGACCGACCATTTCGCCGGCGTCGCGCCGGACGAGGTGACCAATCCCCTGGTGTGGTGCGAGATCATCCGGCAGTGGTCGATGCTGCATCCCGAGTTCGCCTTCCTGCCGCGCAAGTTCAAGATCGCGGTGAGCGGGGCCCACGAGGATCGTACCGCGGTCGGCGTGCACGATATCGGCTTGCAGGCGCTGATGGAAAACGGCCAGGTGGGCTTCCGGGTATGGGTTGGTGGCGGGCTGGGCCGCACGCCCATCGTCGGCAAGCTCATCAAGCCCTTCGTCGCCTGGCACGACCTGTTGACCTACCTGCAGGCGGTGCTGCGCGTGTACAACCTGCACGGACGCCGCGACAACAAGTACAAGGCTCGCATCAAGATCCTGGTCAAGGACCTGACGCCGGAAGTCTTCGCCGAGCAGGTCGAGCAGGAATGGTCCTTCCTGAAGGGCGGCCCGGACACCCTTACGCAGGGCGACCTCGACACGATCGCCGGACGCTTCACCTGGCCACAGTACGACGCCGCGGCGGCTGACGAACATGATCCCACCGACACGCTGGCCGCCGCCGACCCCGCCTTCGGCCGCTGGCTGCGCAAGAACGTCCGGACACATCGGGTGTCCGGCTATGCCGCCGTGACGCTGTCGCTCAAGCCGACAGGGTCGCCTCCGGGCGATGTCACCGCCGACCAGATGGACGCCATCGCCGCCCTGGCCGACGATTACTCCTTCGGTGAAATGCGCGTGTCGCACGAGCAGAACCTGATCCTCGCCGACGTACGCCGCAGCCGCCTGTACGAGCTCTGGAGCGCGCTCAAGCCACTCAAGCTGGCCACGCCCAACATCGGCCTGCTGACCAACATCATTTCCTGTCCCGGCGGCGATTTCTGCGCGCTGGCCAACGCCGTATCGATACCGGTGGCCGAGGCCATCCAGCGCCGTTTCGACGACCTGGACTATCTGTTCGAGATCGGCGAACTGGACCTGAACATCTCTGGCTGCATCAATGCCTGCGGCCATCATCACGTGGGCCACATCGGCATCCTGGGCGTGGACAAGGCCGGCGAGGAGTGGTACCAGGTCACGATCGGCGGACGCCAGAACGGGGCGGGCGACAATCTCCAGGACATCGATCCGCAGCGCGCCGGCGGCGCGGCCATCGGCCGCATCATCGGCCCGTCCTTTGCCCGCGACGAGGTGCCCGGCGTCGTCGAGAAACTGATCCACACCTATCTGCGGCTGCGCGATAGCGAAGAAGAACGCTTCGTCGACGTTGTGTCGCGCGTGGGCATCGAGCCGTTCAAGACCGACGTCTACGGCGACGCCGCGCGCCAGAAGGAGCCCGCCCATGCCTGA
- a CDS encoding DUF934 domain-containing protein — protein MPEQNPVPNLIRHGRLQADTARRHTPDDAGAALPPDEPDWIVPLALWLQSRDTLRARQHPVAIQLGPDADPADLAEGDARTIDPRGIAYIAVEFPIYTDGRGYSIAQLLRTHYGWQGELRAVGDVLIDTIHYQARCGFDSFVVKPGHDPRKALHALQTFTHHYQRGYKRPPQPEMAVS, from the coding sequence ATGCCTGAACAGAACCCGGTACCGAACCTGATCCGCCATGGCCGCCTGCAAGCCGATACCGCTCGGCGTCATACCCCGGACGATGCTGGCGCGGCCTTGCCGCCCGACGAGCCCGACTGGATCGTTCCGCTGGCGCTCTGGCTGCAATCGCGCGACACATTGCGCGCCAGGCAGCATCCGGTCGCCATCCAGCTCGGCCCGGACGCCGATCCGGCGGACCTCGCGGAAGGCGACGCGCGCACCATCGACCCGCGTGGCATCGCCTACATTGCCGTCGAGTTTCCCATCTACACGGATGGCCGCGGCTATTCCATCGCACAGCTCCTGCGCACGCATTATGGTTGGCAAGGAGAGTTGCGCGCGGTGGGGGACGTCCTGATCGACACCATCCATTACCAGGCGCGCTGCGGCTTCGACAGCTTCGTCGTCAAGCCCGGCCACGACCCGCGCAAGGCCTTGCACGCCTTGCAGACCTTCACGCACCACTACCAGCGCGGCTATAAGCGGCCGCCGCAACCGGAAATGGCCGTCTCCTGA
- a CDS encoding calcium:proton antiporter, with product MPSPSPYTLLRQEKLLLLAFLVGILAFASAPVYLAAGRWATLAAATVLLAAILVASMSVAHHAEVLARKVGDPYGTMILTLSAVMVEVLVLAIVILQTHSATLARDSIYAAVMLDINGTLGLAALIGGLKHGEQSYNDDSARTYTAMILTAMGIAMVVPEFVPPRWWPVYGGFTIAALVMLYGVFLRMQVGPHSYFFSYAYPEKKTRRVADPAMQVRPLYSVLVMVLGVALVGTLAEVMSEALQEGLRDTHAPAALLALVVAVISAGPEILTALWAALANRMQSTVNIALGASLSTVTLTVPIITLMGLLLGMPIQMAMTPIQVVLTGITLIVAAVNLNDGQTNAIEGMTHFALFLTFLMVTGLGL from the coding sequence ATGCCATCCCCGTCGCCGTATACCCTGCTCAGGCAAGAAAAGCTGCTGTTGCTGGCGTTCCTCGTCGGCATCCTGGCCTTTGCCAGCGCGCCGGTGTATCTGGCAGCGGGCCGATGGGCGACGCTGGCGGCCGCCACCGTCCTGCTTGCGGCGATACTCGTTGCATCCATGAGCGTGGCGCACCACGCCGAAGTCCTGGCGCGCAAGGTGGGGGATCCCTACGGCACAATGATCCTGACGTTGTCGGCCGTCATGGTGGAAGTACTGGTACTCGCCATCGTCATCCTGCAGACCCATTCCGCGACACTCGCCCGTGACAGCATCTATGCAGCCGTCATGCTGGACATCAACGGCACGCTGGGCCTGGCTGCGCTGATCGGCGGCCTGAAGCACGGCGAACAATCCTATAACGACGACTCCGCGCGCACCTACACGGCCATGATCCTCACGGCGATGGGCATCGCCATGGTGGTGCCGGAGTTCGTGCCGCCACGCTGGTGGCCGGTCTACGGCGGCTTTACCATCGCCGCGCTGGTGATGTTGTACGGCGTGTTCCTGCGCATGCAGGTGGGGCCGCACAGCTATTTCTTCAGCTATGCCTATCCCGAGAAGAAAACCCGCCGGGTCGCGGATCCCGCGATGCAGGTGCGCCCGCTCTACTCCGTGCTGGTCATGGTTCTGGGCGTCGCGCTGGTGGGCACGCTGGCCGAAGTTATGTCAGAGGCCCTGCAGGAAGGCTTGCGCGATACCCATGCCCCCGCCGCGCTGCTGGCCCTGGTCGTGGCCGTGATCTCCGCCGGGCCGGAAATCCTGACCGCGCTGTGGGCGGCGCTCGCCAACCGCATGCAATCCACCGTAAACATCGCGCTGGGCGCGTCCTTGTCCACGGTGACCTTGACCGTACCCATCATCACCTTGATGGGCCTGCTGCTCGGCATGCCTATCCAGATGGCCATGACGCCCATCCAGGTCGTACTGACCGGCATCACGCTGATCGTGGCGGCGGTCAACCTGAACGATGGGCAGACCAACGCGATCGAGGGCATGACGCACTTCGCGCTGTTCCTGACCTTCCTCATGGTGACCGGCCTCGGGCTGTAG
- a CDS encoding LysR substrate-binding domain-containing protein: MDPKSLRYFLAVAEELHFGRAADRLHISQPPLTKHIQQLEARLGVMLFDRNKRNVRLTPAGFTLVEEARRLLAQTEQSMRAVQRSALGDTGRVRIGFVAAVLFMGVERVFRRIDRELSGIDSVWEEMGSSEQMEALQQDRIDLGFGQISHGLGDMACHRVASVPLVVAVPQSHPLAAQRRIPLARLTDDPFIVIPRQSAPSFHDLTVAACVEAGFSPNIRHYAKHLVSIVSLVAMGRGVSLVPRSFARAALPGVVFRPIAGVKAYAEYSVVWNPRNRLPVLPRVLGLLGVPGVG, encoded by the coding sequence ATGGACCCCAAATCGCTGCGCTACTTCCTCGCCGTGGCCGAGGAACTCCATTTCGGCCGTGCCGCCGACCGCTTGCATATCTCCCAGCCGCCGCTGACCAAGCATATCCAGCAACTGGAGGCACGCCTGGGCGTGATGCTGTTCGACCGCAACAAGCGCAACGTGCGGCTGACGCCGGCAGGCTTCACCCTGGTGGAGGAGGCGCGGCGCCTGCTCGCGCAGACCGAACAGTCCATGCGCGCGGTACAGCGCAGCGCACTGGGCGACACCGGCCGCGTGCGCATCGGCTTCGTGGCGGCGGTGCTGTTCATGGGTGTGGAGCGGGTGTTTCGCCGCATCGACCGGGAGCTGTCCGGCATCGACAGTGTCTGGGAGGAAATGGGGTCTTCCGAACAGATGGAGGCCCTGCAACAGGATCGCATCGACCTGGGCTTTGGGCAGATATCCCATGGCCTGGGAGACATGGCCTGCCATCGCGTCGCCAGCGTGCCGCTGGTCGTGGCCGTGCCGCAATCCCATCCGCTCGCGGCACAGCGCCGCATCCCGCTGGCGCGCCTGACCGACGACCCGTTCATCGTCATCCCGCGCCAAAGCGCGCCCAGCTTTCATGACCTGACGGTGGCCGCGTGCGTGGAAGCCGGCTTCAGCCCGAACATCCGCCACTACGCCAAGCACCTGGTGTCTATCGTCAGTCTGGTCGCCATGGGGCGCGGCGTGTCGCTGGTGCCGCGGTCGTTCGCGCGGGCGGCCCTTCCTGGCGTGGTGTTCCGGCCGATCGCCGGCGTCAAGGCGTACGCCGAGTATTCCGTCGTCTGGAACCCGCGCAACCGCTTGCCCGTTCTGCCGCGGGTGCTGGGCCTGCTGGGCGTTCCCGGCGTGGGCTGA
- a CDS encoding carboxymuconolactone decarboxylase family protein produces MPRIEPLQPGQMSAEQQRIHDLIASGPRGRVRGPLAVWLHRPGLADPAQALGRYCRYDTSLPPRLSEWAILVLARLWQSEFEWWAHKPMALKGGVSPAMIDALRDGQPIPYANADEALVHEFLTTLHAQRRIPDALYQKAVLALGETGIIDLVGIAGYYTLVSMTLNVFDVQPPEGEPVELAAGPDTAGGTRTT; encoded by the coding sequence ATGCCACGCATCGAACCGTTGCAACCCGGCCAGATGAGCGCCGAACAGCAACGCATCCACGACCTCATCGCCAGCGGCCCGCGCGGCCGGGTGCGCGGCCCGCTGGCCGTCTGGCTGCACCGGCCCGGCCTGGCGGACCCCGCGCAGGCCCTGGGCCGCTACTGCCGCTACGACACCAGCCTGCCGCCGCGGCTCTCCGAATGGGCCATCCTGGTCCTGGCCAGGTTGTGGCAGTCCGAATTCGAATGGTGGGCGCACAAGCCGATGGCGCTCAAGGGTGGCGTGTCGCCCGCCATGATCGACGCCCTGCGCGATGGCCAGCCGATTCCCTATGCCAACGCCGACGAAGCGCTGGTGCACGAATTCCTGACGACATTGCATGCGCAGCGGCGCATCCCCGATGCGCTGTACCAGAAAGCCGTGCTGGCGCTGGGGGAGACCGGCATCATCGATCTTGTCGGCATCGCCGGCTACTACACCCTGGTATCGATGACGCTGAATGTATTCGACGTACAACCGCCGGAAGGCGAGCCTGTCGAACTCGCAGCCGGGCCGGACACCGCGGGCGGCACGCGGACGACATGA
- a CDS encoding SDR family NAD(P)-dependent oxidoreductase — protein MGGRLEGKIAIVTGAGCVGPGWGNGRAVAVRFAEEGARIFAVDKNIDAMAETLERVRAAGGEATPWTCDVTRDDEVAAMVRACHQQYGRVDILVNNVGGSAKGGPVTLSEETWDAQIAFNLKSVFLTCKHVLPLMEAQGGGAIVNTASTSGIRWTGAAQVGYASAKAGVIQFSRVVAVEYASRNIRVNTVIPGQMHTPMVEARLAKQRAGGDVETLLKQRQSRIPLNFMGDGRDTANAALFLASDEARFVTGAEIVVDGGMSVRCD, from the coding sequence ATGGGTGGAAGACTGGAAGGCAAGATCGCGATCGTGACGGGCGCGGGATGCGTCGGCCCGGGTTGGGGCAATGGCCGCGCGGTGGCCGTGCGCTTCGCCGAGGAAGGCGCGCGGATATTCGCGGTGGACAAGAACATCGACGCCATGGCGGAGACGCTGGAGCGCGTGCGCGCCGCCGGCGGCGAGGCCACGCCCTGGACCTGCGACGTGACGCGTGACGACGAAGTCGCGGCCATGGTGCGGGCCTGCCATCAGCAATATGGCCGCGTGGACATCCTGGTCAACAACGTCGGCGGCTCGGCCAAGGGCGGCCCGGTCACCCTGTCCGAGGAAACCTGGGACGCCCAGATCGCCTTCAACCTGAAGAGCGTCTTCCTCACATGCAAGCATGTACTGCCCTTGATGGAAGCGCAGGGAGGGGGCGCGATCGTGAACACGGCGTCGACCTCCGGCATCCGCTGGACCGGCGCGGCGCAAGTGGGTTATGCCTCGGCCAAAGCGGGCGTGATCCAGTTTTCGCGCGTGGTGGCCGTGGAATACGCCAGCCGCAACATACGCGTGAACACGGTCATTCCGGGGCAGATGCACACGCCCATGGTCGAGGCCCGCCTGGCCAAGCAACGCGCCGGCGGCGACGTCGAAACCCTGCTCAAGCAGCGCCAATCGCGCATTCCCCTGAATTTCATGGGCGATGGACGCGATACGGCCAATGCCGCCCTGTTCCTGGCATCCGACGAGGCCCGCTTCGTGACCGGCGCGGAAATCGTCGTGGATGGCGGCATGAGCGTACGTTGCGACTGA
- a CDS encoding Bug family tripartite tricarboxylate transporter substrate binding protein: MTTISGQRRTVLRAMAACGLGALAPAVRASGYPDRPIRMVVAFSPGGPTDVLARIIARKLGEQLPASIVVENRPGAGGNIASELVAGSAADGHTFLYNSSSISISPALFGRPELDPARIFTPVAYVATVPLVLIVNPKVQAATPAEFIALLKRQPGKLNFGSSGNGTIDHLTSVLFARQAGVQFTHVPYKGNAAALPDLLSGRIDFMMSGSINAFLPYVKNGQLRAIAATTAQRVSVLPDCPTLAETVLPGFDSGTWQGIVGPAHLSGEVVAKVNGAMETVLRAPDTIDALKAQGAQATGGPGRAYGDLIASEYRRWTDIIKETGATSS; the protein is encoded by the coding sequence ATGACAACGATATCCGGCCAGCGACGGACGGTGCTGCGGGCCATGGCGGCGTGCGGGCTCGGCGCGCTCGCTCCCGCCGTCCGCGCGTCCGGCTACCCCGACCGCCCCATTCGCATGGTGGTGGCCTTTTCCCCGGGCGGCCCTACCGACGTCCTGGCGCGCATCATAGCCAGGAAACTGGGCGAGCAGCTGCCTGCATCCATCGTGGTCGAGAACCGGCCCGGCGCCGGCGGCAACATCGCGTCCGAACTGGTCGCCGGATCCGCCGCCGACGGCCACACATTCCTGTACAACAGTTCATCGATCTCCATATCCCCCGCCCTGTTCGGCCGGCCGGAGCTGGACCCGGCCCGGATCTTCACGCCGGTGGCCTATGTCGCCACCGTGCCGCTGGTGCTGATCGTGAACCCCAAGGTGCAGGCCGCGACGCCCGCGGAATTCATCGCGCTGCTCAAGCGCCAGCCCGGCAAACTGAACTTCGGCTCGTCGGGCAATGGCACCATAGATCACCTGACCAGCGTACTGTTCGCCCGCCAGGCCGGCGTGCAGTTCACCCATGTTCCCTACAAGGGCAACGCCGCCGCCCTGCCGGACCTCCTGTCCGGCCGCATCGATTTCATGATGTCGGGCAGCATCAACGCCTTCCTGCCGTACGTGAAGAACGGGCAGTTGCGTGCGATCGCGGCGACTACCGCGCAGCGCGTGTCGGTGCTGCCGGATTGCCCGACACTGGCGGAAACCGTGCTGCCGGGCTTCGATTCGGGCACGTGGCAAGGCATTGTGGGACCGGCGCATCTGTCCGGTGAGGTAGTCGCCAAGGTGAACGGCGCCATGGAGACCGTGCTGCGCGCGCCCGACACGATCGACGCATTGAAGGCCCAGGGCGCGCAGGCGACCGGTGGCCCGGGCCGGGCCTACGGCGATCTGATCGCCTCGGAGTACCGGCGCTGGACCGACATCATCAAGGAGACCGGGGCCACGTCGAGCTGA
- a CDS encoding amidohydrolase family protein, with protein sequence MTSNDHVWDCHTHIFGPWNTYPLPPDAVYRPAEAPFDTLRALHARMGVTRGVIVQGACYGPDHAALVGALTASAGAYRGIAVIDPDIPEPTLQAMHDAGVRGIRLGAMAHLGGGGSAIDTGRMRECIARVAPYGWHVLVHAEADDTLTILQALEGCGVPQVIDHMARLPARGGLQSHAGQALLHRLESPEVWIKVSGADRVTDGSPEDALQQIRGLVQAAPERSVWGSDWPHVNVRYAPPDDAALLALVRRACGDEATAKAVLTHNPARLYG encoded by the coding sequence ATGACATCCAATGATCACGTCTGGGATTGCCATACCCATATCTTCGGCCCCTGGAACACCTACCCGCTGCCGCCCGATGCGGTCTATCGCCCCGCGGAAGCGCCTTTCGACACGCTGCGTGCCCTGCATGCCCGCATGGGCGTCACGCGCGGCGTGATTGTGCAGGGCGCCTGCTATGGGCCCGACCACGCGGCGCTGGTGGGCGCGCTGACCGCCAGCGCAGGCGCATACCGCGGGATAGCGGTCATCGATCCCGACATCCCGGAACCGACATTGCAGGCCATGCATGACGCCGGCGTGCGCGGCATACGCCTGGGCGCCATGGCGCACCTGGGCGGCGGCGGCAGCGCCATCGACACGGGGCGGATGCGGGAGTGCATCGCGCGGGTCGCGCCCTATGGCTGGCATGTGCTGGTCCATGCCGAGGCCGACGACACGCTGACCATTCTTCAGGCCCTCGAAGGTTGCGGCGTGCCCCAGGTCATCGACCACATGGCGCGGCTGCCCGCCCGGGGCGGCCTGCAATCGCACGCCGGACAGGCGCTGCTGCACAGGCTGGAATCGCCGGAGGTCTGGATCAAGGTATCGGGCGCGGACCGCGTGACGGACGGCAGCCCGGAAGACGCGTTGCAGCAAATCCGCGGCCTCGTCCAGGCCGCACCCGAACGCAGCGTGTGGGGCAGCGATTGGCCGCACGTCAACGTGAGGTACGCGCCGCCGGATGACGCCGCGCTGCTGGCCCTGGTACGGCGCGCCTGCGGCGACGAAGCCACCGCCAAGGCGGTGCTGACACACAACCCTGCCCGCCTGTACGGCTGA
- a CDS encoding SMP-30/gluconolactonase/LRE family protein, producing the protein MWEPAQRYPDPAIRALSPAFEKLHLPLAAVERLATGCRWAEGPVWFGDGRYLLWSDIPNDRILRWDEPTGQVGVYRGPANHANGNTRDRQGRLITCEHGGRRVTRTEHDGRITVLADCYDGKRLNSPNDVVVKSDGSIWFTDPPFGILGYYQGEMAEQELPAHVYRLDPAEGRLEVVADDVNGPNGLAFSPDESRLYVIESRARPRTIRVFDVTADGTGLRDSRVLVDAGPGTPDGFRVDIHGNLWCGWGMGTAELDGVRVFSPQGEAIGHISLPERCANLCFGGKHRNRLFMASCTSIYALYVNTQGAPGG; encoded by the coding sequence ATGTGGGAACCCGCACAACGCTATCCCGACCCGGCCATACGCGCGCTGTCGCCGGCCTTCGAAAAACTCCATCTGCCGCTCGCGGCCGTCGAACGCCTGGCCACGGGCTGCCGCTGGGCCGAAGGCCCGGTGTGGTTCGGCGATGGCCGCTACCTGCTGTGGAGCGATATCCCCAACGACCGCATCCTGCGCTGGGACGAGCCGACGGGCCAGGTCGGCGTCTATCGCGGGCCTGCGAACCATGCCAACGGCAATACGCGCGACCGCCAGGGCCGGCTCATTACCTGCGAACACGGCGGGCGGCGCGTCACGCGCACCGAACACGACGGCCGCATCACAGTCCTGGCCGACTGCTACGACGGCAAGCGCCTGAACTCGCCCAATGACGTCGTCGTGAAATCCGATGGCTCGATCTGGTTCACCGACCCGCCCTTCGGCATCCTCGGGTACTACCAGGGCGAGATGGCAGAACAGGAATTGCCGGCCCATGTCTACCGCCTGGATCCCGCCGAGGGCCGGCTCGAGGTCGTGGCCGATGACGTGAACGGGCCCAACGGACTGGCGTTTTCTCCGGACGAGTCCCGTCTGTACGTCATTGAGTCACGCGCCCGTCCGCGCACGATACGCGTCTTCGACGTGACGGCGGACGGCACAGGCCTGCGCGACAGCCGCGTGCTGGTCGATGCCGGCCCCGGGACACCCGACGGTTTCCGGGTCGATATCCACGGCAACCTGTGGTGCGGCTGGGGCATGGGCACGGCCGAGCTGGACGGCGTGCGCGTGTTCTCGCCGCAGGGAGAAGCCATCGGGCATATCTCCTTGCCGGAACGCTGCGCCAACCTCTGCTTCGGCGGCAAGCACCGCAACCGGCTTTTCATGGCTTCGTGCACGTCCATCTACGCGCTTTACGTCAACACGCAAGGCGCCCCGGGCGGCTAG
- a CDS encoding Bug family tripartite tricarboxylate transporter substrate binding protein, protein MRSLFPSFGRLFLCFILATLAYASHAAPVTRLIVAFPPGGPADTLARLLAKEMETQLGGNVIVENRPGANGAIAANYVMRGPADGSVLWLTSAGAIVINPSLYPKLPYDPRKDFAPVSLVVNTPEVLVVSPGNPARTAREFVDNARKRDQPGNIASSGIGSMPHMALALFNASTGVNFLHVAYKGAAPAITDTMGGHVDAFFGDISGLMPFIKDKALKPIGVAAPARLSALPDVPTLAELGIPNVEASNWYGVLAPAAVPAETLARLNAAVDRALSSKTLRDSLAAQGVEPTATTAQEFARLIASDTEKWHRVIEAGNIRGE, encoded by the coding sequence ATGAGATCCCTGTTCCCGTCGTTCGGGCGCCTTTTCCTGTGCTTTATCCTCGCCACGCTGGCATACGCCTCCCACGCCGCCCCTGTTACCCGGCTGATCGTGGCCTTTCCGCCCGGCGGCCCGGCTGACACACTGGCACGCCTGCTGGCCAAGGAAATGGAGACCCAGTTGGGCGGCAACGTGATCGTGGAAAACCGGCCCGGCGCCAACGGCGCAATCGCGGCCAATTACGTCATGCGCGGGCCCGCGGACGGCTCCGTGCTGTGGCTGACGTCGGCGGGCGCCATCGTCATCAATCCTTCCCTGTATCCCAAGCTGCCCTACGACCCGCGCAAGGACTTCGCGCCGGTCTCCCTGGTCGTGAACACGCCCGAGGTACTCGTCGTTTCGCCCGGGAACCCGGCGCGCACTGCACGCGAATTCGTCGACAACGCCCGCAAGCGCGACCAACCCGGCAACATCGCGTCGTCGGGCATCGGCAGCATGCCCCACATGGCGCTCGCGCTGTTCAACGCATCGACCGGCGTCAATTTCCTGCATGTCGCCTACAAGGGCGCGGCGCCGGCCATCACCGACACCATGGGCGGCCACGTCGACGCCTTCTTCGGCGATATCTCCGGCCTGATGCCGTTCATCAAGGACAAGGCGCTGAAGCCCATCGGGGTCGCCGCGCCCGCGCGCCTGTCCGCGCTGCCCGACGTTCCGACGCTGGCGGAACTGGGTATCCCCAACGTCGAAGCCAGCAACTGGTATGGCGTCCTGGCCCCCGCGGCGGTGCCGGCGGAGACCCTTGCACGCCTGAACGCGGCGGTGGACAGGGCCCTGTCCAGCAAGACATTGCGCGACAGCCTGGCGGCCCAAGGCGTCGAGCCCACCGCGACGACGGCGCAGGAGTTTGCCCGGCTTATCGCCAGCGACACGGAGAAGTGGCATCGCGTGATCGAGGCCGGCAACATCCGGGGGGAATGA